Sequence from the Nymphaea colorata isolate Beijing-Zhang1983 chromosome 9, ASM883128v2, whole genome shotgun sequence genome:
ATCATGCATAGACAGTATGGTAATCAGAAAGAATACAGGTAAATAGCATATGTCCTTGATTCTTAGAAAAAAGGACCAGCCTCGTTTTGTTGAGGGACAGGCTATAGCAGAGATCTTAAAGAAACAGATTAGAAGTCTGACGGTGTGGAAATGTGCACACTGACAGACGAACCGAGCTTTCCAACTGTTTTGTATTTTCCTCTCTGTGAATTTACCTGTCTGTAATACCATTATTGAGAGGCTTCAGCACCTCCGAAGCACAGCAAACAGAAGAGACAGATAACCAGAACAAAAAGACAGCGAGTTTGGATTTTACGCGTCTGCTTCGAGCTTGCATGTGTTTCAGCCCCCTTGGATTATTCAACTGCCCAGCTGAGCACTTACCAGGCCAATGgataacctttttcttttctctgttttaTTCTTAGTTGTGACTGACCCCGGGCCGGTAAGTGGTACGATATCGAGGCTCTGGCTCATGGGCATGACCGAACAATTAGTTCTCAGGAAAAGACCTCCCTGTCAGTTCAGCATGTCTGTAGATTGTGTGAGGAGACACTGgccatgaaaatttcttctccCAAGCTTCCACCTCCAACACGAGACATAAACCCTTTATTTTAACGATGATGAACATGACATTTGACAAACTTCTCAACTTACttacaaaagaaaatatgagaaaCATCAATGAATGTTCTGTTTCGTAGTCTTTTTGACACGGACCACACTCACAAGAAGCACAACCATGATTTCCAGAAGGCTGAGTATTAATAGAcaaaaacaatcaaatttaGACTGGTTGGTGAAATCAAAACGGGGAAAAGTACTCCGCACCTTGAGATAATGAACATCGCTTCCGCATATGCCCACTGCCTTCATCCTCACCTTAACGTCATGGGGACctgaaaaaacaacaaacagaCCATCGGATCCTCCTCCTCCGAGTTCGTGTGGAGTAAATCAGTGAGAAGCGAAAACGGAAACAGAGAGATACGATGCTTGGTTACCAAGGGGCGGAAGCTTGAAGGGTTGGATCTTCAGGGTGTTGACGGCAACCAGCCATGCTGCCATGTTCTCTTCCTGCGCATCTTCTGCCGAGCTCTCATGGGACTTCCCCCcttccccatctctctcttgctgtctcGAAGTGGTTCAGATCAAGCACCATCACATGATTCTATTATATGCTtttggaagaggaggaagaaagatgCCGTTCGACGAAGACTTGGCCACGCTCTTATCGTATTTCCAGgggatttttgttttcttcttgtgttcATCCAGATCTTACGTGTCGAGGATGGACGGATTCAAGGCAGACAAAAATAGTTCTTCCCTCCACCACCTCAGCCGTATTTATAGGAGACGACTGGCCCAGACAAAGCCTTATCTGCTTATGTTGTAGATTTGTTATGGCTTTTAATTGAAGCCTTCACGAGATTTCCCATTTCGtggtctttcttttcatgaatttcCGTTGTGTGTGTTCCCAAAAGAACGTCCTCGTTTCTCTTTCACCTACAAGAACCACATGGCTAACTGAAGCcgatttgttattttttaaattattataaaagcacaaaaaagaatagTAGTGGAtgccaaaaaaattgatgtttaaATTCTTTCTGAAATGATGCTTCGTTCATTTATTTAACAGATGTagtaaaaaacaagttaatGCAAAGCaaaatgttggcttttcttaCTTTCTTCAAAGGGGGAAGTTTACTGTTTTCATTTATAagtagttaaaattttaaatcttcGTAAAGAAGCAAAATATCACATTTATCCAGGCTACCACCGTGCTCCATTAATCCAAATGAAACCAATTAACTGGCTCCTTGAGTATTATGTAattcatatacatttcattacaaaatcaaatctacTTTTGATTTCCAAAGTTTACCTTTGAGTGAGTCATGCATACGGAAACCAATTAGCCAGCTTCTCACAAGAATTTTATATGGTTTGAGGAGCATGTCAGTCCGTCCTTAATTTGCTAAAGAAGACATGAAAGCCACCCGAAAATTATTGAACAAAAACTCTTGAAAACATTAAAACAAGTTTTTGATCAACAAAAATTACTTAGAACTCCAACCTAAGATGAGGGTATCTATTATCTAATGAACGACACTAAATGCTTTTTGTGCACGGAGTCCGGCAGTCGCTGGATCCACAAAGAGTAACggtattttagtaattttaaattatgtcttttaccttttttaatttttaattttcatttttgtctttttttttttggtgtgtgAATAAAGATATTTTCGCCATAACCATATTATACTGGCGCACCCCATACTACGAGGTTCCGTGCAAGACTTTTCTTAAAAAAGTTCATccggaaagaaaaaaaaaaaagcctatgAGAATAGATAAACTAGGATCACACTGTCAGAACGCCATCGCCATCCGTTCCTCACGGATTCGGCAGACGGAGGAACCACCAAAATGAGCGGTGGACTCTTGTCTCTACATGGCAGAAGCTAGCTGGCTCTCAACTCTCAAGTTCCTTGGGGCTCCCTTACTCGTGCTGTTCAGTTTTTAATGCATTAAACGACGGCTACGCTCACATCAAGATACTGAATATGTACTGTAAAGAATTACAGaatatgaaatgaaaagaattacAGAATACAGATGGACCACAAATCACGTTGATACAGCCATAGAAACTCATGAGGATAAACTTCACAAGTTTTCTTACATGAGAACAAGAAAACAGATGAAAGCTAACCTCAAGAGCGCCTCTCGACGATGAACCATACGATTAATACACGACGAAGATGGCGGTAGCCATCGTTATTCAGTAATAGAATCGGAAATTTTGTTGTTCTGATTCGCCTTCATAAAGCTATATTGTATGCATGTCAGATCAGATGCTAGCTTTATACTGCAGATCATTGCTGGCTCTTCTAGAGATTGAACATCACCTTGATGGCATTCCCTCCTTGAGCACTGACCTCAAAGGCTTTCTCAATCTCCTCCTGTGAAAACCCAAATCTGTGGGTGATGAGTGGCTTCACATCAATCTTTCCACTTCCCATGAACTCGGCACAGAGTGGGTAAGTGTTCTTGAATCGGAAGACTCCCAGAACGTCCACTTCCCTGAAGAAAATACACATAACAAGTTGCAATATAATGTAAATATTTCGTGTCGTTAGTGTAGAAAAGGCCAAGTAGAGCAAGCTATTATATAGGGGATGCGAATATTTCATGTCCTTAGTACAGAAAAGGCTAACCGGAGCTgttatgtatacatacatatagttCTATAATTGTTAAGGACATTATGTAAGATGCATCGGAAGCAACCATCTAAGACCAATTTTGAAGTTATTCAGATTAATCGTGAACACAAATGGTATGGTGTTCCGAAGCATGCAAActatatttgttttcattaatTATCTCtaatggagaaagaaaggacaGACACCATCATTGATGAAGAAAGATATTTAATTTCCATCTTTTAAAGGGTCACTTTTGCAACTTACATCAAAATTAAtgactttgtttctttttcccccTCTCAAAAGTTGAGCACCTGTTCGTTAACATTAAAATTGTGCTGCGATTTGCTATTGATTCAAATGTTAaatgtttttatataatttttttttaaaaaatttaagtcAAAGAAAAATCGAAAGTTCAATACTAATATATTCTCACAAACTTTTGAAATAGACTTGTAGAGTTTGCCTGATCCTGGCTAGTTTGCCAATAGATTTTTGTCCACTGAGGCGTGCAGTTACATTTAAGAGTTaaagttgaaggaggtcaacAATTCAAAATAGTCGTTGCATCTCTTGACATAATCTATTAGATGATGTGTAATTCCATGTTCGGACATTCCAGTGCATTTTAAGTGTAACATCCTATTgaaaaatttagtctcatatCTAATACAAGAAGTTATTAAATGATTAGTTGTCTCAATTCCTAGCTTTTTTTAGATTGGAATCAAAGCTGTTAAGGGATGATTTGAGATCCATCAAATTGGGTTGTGATAATAGTTATAGAAAATTAGATCCCCATCCCACCTATGATGCATGCTGTTTGTGTTGAGTGGGTacatatgttttgcatcaaataTGTTTTGTATCCATAGCCACATAATCAATTAATTATCACTGATCAAATGTTTTGCATcaaaaatgttttgtatccATAGTCCAGTCATGGAGAAGGAACTAAGAAAcaatgtacacacacacatatatataatagataCCTTGCTGCAGCAGCGGTGAGAGGTACAGTCAACTGGCTGTGGCCCAAGCCCAGGAGGCAAACTTTACCACCCGACCGGGTTGCCTTAAGAGCAGTCGACATGGTCTTGCTAAAGCCAACACATTCAAAGGTGATATCAATCGGACCACCCATTGCTTTCTGCATCTCAACCACTTCTTCGGCCATGTCCTAAAAAATTTCAACAAGGGCAGGTTACCTTGGTAAACTTCAGAGAGTGTTCATCACTGTTTATCTACTAATTagttattaatatttttatttttttaaataacaaatttCTTATTGGTTATTCTTTCGATTTTgtaagatttttcaaaaaaattcaaactcaaaaagTGATTTTTAACTTTGTCGATTAATTTCTCAGAATCATTTTGACAAATGGTTCAATTCAAAACTGAAGCCAACAGCATCATAATGCTCAACACGACTTTTCAACCAAAATTCGAAGAGCATACGCTTTTCTCCCTATATATAGAGCATAAGAATAATAATCTGAATAGTGGAACAGCCTAAGGCCCTAAGCTGCTCAGACTTTATTAATTTCACTAATATCTCCTTAACACCATCCAAGAAACTCTTAAtaacttgcattttttttcagaatctATATCCTGACACTAGGACTATTTCTCTGGCCTAATGGGGAAGCAAAAAACTTCCTCGGCTTTGTGAAGTTTTTCCAATGACATTCTTTTtggagttctttttttttttttttacttggtaTTACCTTCACATCTGCAGAAACCTTGACGCATTTGTCTGCGCCAAGGGATTCAGCAAAAGCAAGCCGCTGTTCATCAACATCCACGATCACAATCTTTGGGGAGCCGAAGGCTCGAGCCGTGATCATGGTCATAAGCCCAAGTGGGCCTGCACCCACTATCAGAACATTGGTATCCGGCCCGGCCACCGCCCGCAGGCAAGCATGTATGCTCACACTCAGTGGTTCGATCATTGCTCCTTCCTCCAAAGTCACATTATCAGGGATCTTGAAACATAGATCAGCAGGATGAACAATCTGCAGAAAATTAAGCAAAGAAACAATTACTGCCGTTATGGTGAATTTTTGATCCATTCCCATGCATGCAATCTGTTGTATCAAAAATCAAAGTCACTGCCGCCATGTATAAACTAGGAACTACCCTCCCTCAACTTCAAGTCTTCTTTGAGCGGTACTGCCTATTCACCCACAGATGCATGATGCAGGATAGGTTTTATGAAGAAGGAAGTGAACCTGATGAGCTAGACCACCATGATAAGGAGGTGTTGCCAAGAACTTAACATCAGGGCACAGATTGTATCTGCCATTCTTGCAGAGATCGCATCTCCAGCAGCTGACGCCTGGCTCTACGGCCACCCGGTCTCCCACCGCTACGTTCTTCACCTCGCTGCCCACTTCTTCCACAATTCCGGCGCACTCATGCCCGATTACGAGTGGCTCCTTCACCACTTTTCCTGCAACTTCCATTTCCTGCAAGTGCGATGCATTTGgagaagggaaaagagaaacaaaaaacttgGAGTGCTTCTTATAACACCATTCTCATTCAttattcgattttttttttaattatcattAATGGAGGTTCCGAGGAGGAGATGATAGGGAAAACGCAAAACTAATGACACCAAAACATTGATACCTTTAGGTAGTGAACGTCAGTTGCGCAGATGCCCACAGCCTTCATTCTCAGTCGGACCTCAAGAGGACCTAACAGAAAATGGGGAAAGAACAGATTAAATTAGCAATCGAAGCCCATTTCGTACCAAATTGAAAAGAAGCAGAAACAAAAACTTGTTGATTTATTGCGACGGAGTCCGAAATGATCTAAAGAAGGATATTGTCACAAACTTCAggtaagattaaaaaaataaagccTCTTGAAAGGGTAAATATCAAAAGTATTTCTTTCATCGAGTTTGTTAACATGCAAGTAAAATTCAAGGTTTAAAAGTTATTATAGGAAGGAGTGCGCCAAATTTtagcttttttcctttttgtcacAATTATTATGCACTGAATTCAGGATAACTGGCTTATATATTGAACGGCAGATTAAGGAACTAATCAAAACAAATCAAGTAGGGGAAGATACTCTCAAGAGGCTGAAGCCCCACCTGTCTTCTTTTTACCTCAGTCCAAAGCTTCAACACCTGAACAAACTTTTAATTACTTCCCTTCAACTCAAAATAGCACCCGACACCATTCGTAATGTAAATGAATAATACCAACAGGAATCAAATTGATGGTCAGAATATGtgactctatatatatatatatatatcgtcaACACTTATGAGGATAAGttaaacaccttttttttttgtttttcaaattacaAGCAATTTTTACTCAAAACAATAATAAACAGAAAAAGACGATCATGAAATGAAGAGGTATAGCAGGATGAGAGACATACCAACCGGGGGGAGCTTGAAAGGTTGGACTTTAAGAACGTTTGCTGCAATAAGAAACGCTCCCATGTTCTCCTCAACCTCAACCGGGCTTTCATCGAAACCTGCTACTTCCCCCATGTCAACTAATCAATCCGGATCTGTCCACTCAACGCTTACTTGATCTAAGAAGAAAGATCGATAAGAAGATAACAGAGTAGCTGCTTGAATTGatatgaagaaggaagaggtGGGCGAAGCTTTTTATAATAAGAGAAGCACGCATCATGTAGCCCATAGTATTACATCGACTGACGTTGGCTTTGTCTCCGAGGTATGTTTCAACTCTGTTCTCCCAAGCAAGTCATcgataaattttgaaatctaaataaGTGGAAAGCGACCAATTTCTTACAGGTGAAGGGTTATAAGATCAAGTACTGAAATGACGCACTACGTGATACCATCATTCCTCGAATGGTGATGGACGGGTGGGGATGCCTTTTCCCTGGGGAATATGCCTCCATGTCTCCAGCATGGCTCTCCTTAGACGCACCTTGTTTCATGGTACAGTCTCCACGAATGAGGAGAAAAAGCCGGTGTTTCATTGCAAGTTCATTTTAAAATGAAGCTTCTTTAGCtattaaaaaagatattttgcatgatttaaaaaaaagtaaaacttcatccttggatctctctctctctctctcttaatttatCTTCTTAAAATCCTACTCACATGTCAAACAAACTGATCTAAGAACCAATTTCTGGGTTTTGAAGCTTCTAGATGAAGCACATCAAAAGCGGGTAACTAAGATCCCCAAGGAGAAAATTAACAAGTTTGATTTTCCATCAATCCTACAATTTCGTCACTACTTTTTTGTGCAATCGAATTGCAGCTGACCCTTTCTTCCCAAGTTTTGAAAGGTGACTGGTTCGCCGTACCGTGTGAGCTGTTGCACAACAACTCAGGAATTTAATTATGTATTTGAGTTGAGTAAAGAACGAGGAGACGGAGTAATGGCGGTGAACTCATCTTCTGGCAGATCTTCAAAGCTTGGTATATATCGTCGTCAACACGTTCTGTTGGATCCTCCGATACCTAGCAATCAGATTCTTCTCcaaggaaatgaaaaacaaagagatacCCACATGACATATTCTAGATTGTAGATGATGATGCTACGTTCCCGGGCGGTGCATGTGATTGATTACTTGAAATCCACCACAGCAGGGCAGCGAGGAAAAAGGAGTAaagaaatttgtcaaaaaaGTAGTCAGCTGCAAGTTTCCCAGAAGAATTGGTCCAGAGACTCCATGCTTGGACCCAAAAAATGCCACAAATTTTTTTGCTTCCTCTTTAATGACCATTGGCAGCACAGTAATAATTTCAAGGTGCACGTATCGGATGATATGTTTGGCCTGTTCAAATctaaagctatatatatatatatatgtgtgtgtgtgtttgtcaATGGGTTAGGTTTATGATATGGACGTACGGGCTTGCATATTGATTAGTTGGACTTGTGAAAAATGACAGACTCGGTTATTAATCAGACTCTAAACATAAGGTCTCTATTTGAATCTTTTACATCATCCATAGGAAGCCAGAATTTGGAATTCTATAGTAAGACACAACGTAGGAAGGAGCGGTTGAGGTAATATATTggttaataataataataataataatatatttttatagaGGCCCAAAGACCCCCATTCCCCCCTGTTTCCATGGTCCTAAGCTGCTTCAGCGATAGTGATTGCAATGGCATACTCTTCAGCTTAGATATCACGTCCCATCACCTATGATACAAGGACATAATGCCCAttaaaatcaaactaaagacctGTCTTAAATAGACCTCTATCCCAATTAGCTAAGCTATATATGCCCCCTTGAAACAATATATTAGTTAATAACTTGAGTTATAAGTTGGTAATTGATAGCTTACAACCTATCAAAAGCTTAACATGTACTCTAACCATACTCGCTAGACCTGGGTGAACAAATTACCCTTAACCCATACTCTAACTTGAGTTATAAATTACCCTTAACCCATTGTTTCCTCAAAAGTACAAGGCTTGTTTTTGGTGCATCAAGGTGACATAATGTTGTATTTCAACTTACATGTCAGTGACCTCATACTAGTTGAACTTGTAGAAAAGGAACCTAGTTAGAAAACTCATACAACAACAGGAGAAATAGAGTTTTAGTTGAGTAGAAATGATGGTAAGCACTTTGGAGCACATAACCATACTTGACCAGATGTTCATTTGTTTTGTCCAGCCTTAAAAGTATAGTctagatatatatttttctagaaCAAGACAGGTTTATTACATAAATCAATTTAATTTCTGAAAAGGCCAAGGTTCTAGATACAACATGTCAATTTTCATGacataaaaaatcatgtttttataTCTAAACTATATAATTTAAAACATTATTTCtagtaaaataaaaatcagtGGTCTTTATCTATACTTGTGGTGTGTGAGGTTACTTGGGGAAACGCtgtataattattattgttTAAAACATATCATGTGTTGCATGGTGTACCGCGAGGTCACTCTTGAATCAATTAAAACATTTTGAGGCTGAGAAATTTAGCCCGCCGGTTTGGGTGCCAAAGTGGACTTGCACAAGTAACGTGCATGGCACGCATGACTAGGAGGAGAGAAGACTGAGGGGTTACACTTAACCTTAGAGACCCAAACCCTTTTTTCTATTAAGAGTTGGATGGGGAGCAGTATGTCTGTCAATTTTTGCTATTAAGATTTGAATGAGGAGCAGTATGTCTGTCAATTAGAACGTCACTATTCAATGTCTACAATTCAAATAAACAATGTAATCAAACTGATGCCCTAATTTTATCCGGCTGACTGGTCGTGCTAGCCCCTCGGAAAAAATGTAAGAGAAGGAGCTGTTGCTATTAACAGTGGTGCAGACTTGAATTTTTAGGAGAAGAAACAGACGGCCATGTATAGATCAAACCGGAGAAGAAGCTGGCGCCCCCTGTTTTGGACCGTAAAATAAACAGCGGCTGCCTTTAAGTTTAATCCTCCAATTGATGTGAGGTTTCGTGCCGTCCTTGATCAAGCAAAGCACCGGGAGGGACGCCTTTCGATCCACGTTATATACGGCCCCATTAACAATATATTTTGGCAATCTAAAACTCGTTGAAATATTTACGAACCTTGTCATGAATTGGCAAGATTTGAATTTAAGGAATGTTGAAGATTTTTATTTTACGGGTTCTTGAATCAAAGCAGTCTCCAGGAAATTGGACCAATTTGAAATAACAATTAGATGCATCTTAGATTGCAAAAATATGAGATGAATCAACACCGTGGGTGAGAGCATTTTGGTTGGATTGACTCCAACTACGCTTGCTATTTGGCTGACAGCAATAAAAAATATCGGATTATTTCTTATTTGCTGCAAGCCCATTTTTAAATTGTgacatgaaaaaatgagtttcGCGTTTCCTTATAATATTTTATGCCACCTCAACCTTCGTTGGCAACTACAAAATAGGAGACTAAGTtatggctttttttttaattactcgGTGCGTTTGTAGTAAATTTGACTTTCTTTTCCttatgttttttacttttttttcagttttctgtcAATCTACTCGTACAGATTTggatttatgttttttttttcttttgtctgtcTAGAATGACGTAGGATAGCTGGTTGAACTAGTGTGGTGAAAACTTGGTCATGAGTTGAGTTCGATTCCTATAAGCATCATCCTTTTAAACTATAAATGGTAGAAAACGCTAGTCTTGAGTTGAGAAAAATGACGGTAAAATTCACTTACAACCTAAGCCATTGAGGCAGGGGATTGGAAGAAGGGGCTTCGCCACATGTATCGCTGCTTTTTCAACGAGATAATTCAAATCCAATGTTGAAAGTCATCATTCAATGTTTTCTCAACCTTGGTCACGAACACATCTATATTATTAATCGCCATTAAGTTATAAACTGtgataagaaaaacatgagTTTCACGTctgcttatatttttttttttatgcctgCTCAACCTTCGTTGACAACTACAAAATAGGAGACTAAGTTATGACTTGCTTTTAATT
This genomic interval carries:
- the LOC116260926 gene encoding sorbitol dehydrogenase-like — protein: MGEVAGFDESPVEVEENMGAFLIAANVLKVQPFKLPPVGPLEVRLRMKAVGICATDVHYLKEMEVAGKVVKEPLVIGHECAGIVEEVGSEVKNVAVGDRVAVEPGVSCWRCDLCKNGRYNLCPDVKFLATPPYHGGLAHQIVHPADLCFKIPDNVTLEEGAMIEPLSVSIHACLRAVAGPDTNVLIVGAGPLGLMTMITARAFGSPKIVIVDVDEQRLAFAESLGADKCVKVSADVKDMAEEVVEMQKAMGGPIDITFECVGFSKTMSTALKATRSGGKVCLLGLGHSQLTVPLTAAAAREVDVLGVFRFKNTYPLCAEFMGSGKIDVKPLITHRFGFSQEEIEKAFEVSAQGGNAIKVMFNL